In Aeromicrobium sp. A1-2, the DNA window GAGGTCGACGCCATCGGCGCCGAGCTCGACCAGATCCGCGCCGAGATCGAGGCCTCGAGGGGTCAGGCGGACCGCGACTACATCCTGCGCATCATCACGCTGCAGCGCCGCCTCGCCGCGGCCGGACGCATCACCCTGTTCGCGAGCTTCTTCCCGCCCGCCTGGCTGTTGGGGACGGCGCTCCTGGGGTCGGCCAAGATCCTGGAGAACATGGAGCTCGGCCACAACGCGATGCACGGCCAGTGGGACTGGATGAACGATCCGGAGATCCACTCCAGCAACTGGGAGTGGGACACGACCCAGCCGGCCGAGCAGTGGAAGCATTCGCACAACTACATCCACCACCAGTTCACCAACGTGCTGGGCCACGACAACGACGTCGGCTACGGCATCCTGCGGATGTCCCGCGACCAGAAGTGGCACCCCGTCAACCTCGGCCAGCCGATCTACAACGCGCTGCTGGCGCTGTTCTTCGAGTACGGCGTCGCGCTGCACGATCTCGACATCGAAGCCATCCGCAAGGGCGAGAAGGACCCCAAGCTGCTGATCAAGCAGCTCCGCCAGATCCGCGGGAAGGTCGGCCGCCAGGCGCTCAAGGACTACGTCATGTATCCCGCGCTGACCGGACCGTTCTTTCTCTCCACGCTCACGGCCAACTTCACCGCCAACATCATCCGCAACGTCTGGACGCACGGGATCATCTTCTGCGGGCACTTCCCCGACGGTGC includes these proteins:
- a CDS encoding fatty acid desaturase; its protein translation is MAYADVREYTHLTDDEVDAIGAELDQIRAEIEASRGQADRDYILRIITLQRRLAAAGRITLFASFFPPAWLLGTALLGSAKILENMELGHNAMHGQWDWMNDPEIHSSNWEWDTTQPAEQWKHSHNYIHHQFTNVLGHDNDVGYGILRMSRDQKWHPVNLGQPIYNALLALFFEYGVALHDLDIEAIRKGEKDPKLLIKQLRQIRGKVGRQALKDYVMYPALTGPFFLSTLTANFTANIIRNVWTHGIIFCGHFPDGAVHFTEEELEDETRAEWYLRQMLGSANFEGGKLLHVMSGQLGYQIEHHLFPDLPSNRYAQISVKVKDICQRYDIPYTTGPLYRQYGQTLRTILKLSLPNRRTTDNPAPESARKRRRLEDSERPVRRSELGKWSGAASV